In the Lutra lutra chromosome 12, mLutLut1.2, whole genome shotgun sequence genome, cttttattttcttttggttgcATTATGCTATTTAGCCAGTAGTATAATGAACGGTGGAATTCTGGAGCattacagtttaaaaaagaaaaaaaaaaaagcttcagaagttaaaaaaaaatgtcatttgtgaGGTACAatgacattattaaaaattagaaatattttcttaaactgaCGTGCAACCAATTCTATTAATATAAATGTAGGCACAAACTCTCAATTCAACTATTAATGAAAAGccctgatttttaaatactgtacttctcaaataaaaatgtcactggTAGATCTACTCTCCTCTCCATTACTGCTGGCAGCATTCCATGCACTCTTTCAGGAATTCCTAACAGTCTTACAAATCATGCTTGGattatctaaaaaacaaaataattgttttttaaaaaagcaagggagggacgcctgggtggctcagtcagttgagtcagGGTTGGGGTTAAGTCCCGCAgtggactccttgctgagcagggagcctgcttctctctctgcctacctaccactccccctgctcatgctctttctctctgacaaataagtaaataaaatctttttaaaaaataaaaataaaaaataaaaaagcaagggaGCAAGAATCTTTTTGTAGACTGACCTACAAAAGGTAGCCCAAGGGGCCGCCTTTAGAACAACAGCAAATTGGATAGTTATAACTATGTATTTATAAGATAATAATTTCGTGGTTTTAAAATTAACTCCTACTTTTATGACATCAAAACATACATTATACTAGCTTGCTTTATCcaacaaaaataccaaatacttaaaattttgctaACTTTGCTCCCACTATAAAATCACAAACATCATATCTTTCTTCTTATAGTTTCACAGTGAGAAACTTTGCATTAAATACTTTATACCCATCTATTATcatgcagttttttttaaattttatttatttatttggcagacagagatcacaagcaggcagagaggcaggcagagagagaggaggaagcaggctccctgctgagcagagagcccgatgcggggctcgatcccaggaccctgagatcatgacctgagccgaaggcagcggcttaacccactgagccacccaggcgcccctatcatgcAGTTTGTaacaatattttcatatatagttTCAGCAAGATTCAAAATTAAAGCTCttcaggggcagctggctggctcattgagtagagcatgtgactcctgatcttgcaggagtcaagccccacactgggcatagagcttacttaaaagaataaaagttccTCAGAGTTGAATAAAAAATTGACTgacatttggggcgcctgagtggctcaaagggttaaagcctctgcctttggctcgggtcatgatctcagggtcctaagatcgagccacGAGCCACGCATCGCCCCaccccgcttctctctctgcctgcctctgcctactcgtgatctctgtctgtcaaaaaataaataaaatctttttttttttaagattttatttatttatttgacagagagagatcacgagtaggcagagaggcaggcagagagagagaggagggaagcaggctccctgccgagcagggagcccgatgtggggtttgatcccaggaccctgggatcatgacctgagccaaaagcagaggctttaacccactgaataggtgcccccaaaaaataaataaaatctttaaaaaaaaaaaattgactgacATTTGACCAAAtccagttagttaaaatacaAACCTGAAAGTAAATTGAATTAGCATGAAATaaacagtaagagaaaagaagttaagcaaatgcaaaaatttaaattattttattataaaaatttatgtaaaCCATAAAcacaacagttaaaaataaaaccgaAACAAAATTAATCCAGTACACAAAACATCTCAAACAAAAAAGTAGTAATGAGAACCTGACCAGCTTCTTTGAAATTGTCTTTTAGATATCTGATGACTTCCTAGACTTAAAACAGTGATTTCCATTATAGTTACGCTGtgaaatattaaacattatttctaaaaGACAAATAAGATTCTCAAACTCAAGGACTAACAAATATTGGCCAAGTGATCACCAAAGCCTATGTGTATTTAACAAAACTATAAATCCAAAGTACAAAATCTACCTGAAATCATCTAGTCAAATACCAGATTACTTAAACGAGACTCAGCTTCTGAGATGGCATAAAGGGAAAATTAACATCTTACTTACATACAAAGTTGTGTACACAAATCAGTTTTTGTCAGTTTATGATTGTTTGCTTTTGTCAATATAcgtaaaacaaaccaaaccagcCACCATTCCTGAAAATCCTTCTTACACTGCGCTGGACTTTGAAAAGATTTCTAATAACTTCAAAGTTCCatagaaaaattagttttttcttgttgaaattacatataatttttcttttgaacctATCGCACTTATTTTAGAGAACAGTTCTCCAACattaatgcttcttttttttctcattccaccTGGGGGACAATACTGAGCCATAAAGGATCCATTCTCCAGCAGGCCCCCCTCTGAACCCAGACAGCGGCTCTCACGCAGAAGCTCTTCACCCAACTATCTCTGAAGGGAAGGTCACTGCCAGAGTACCACACCCCCTTCTCCACATTCACTTAAGATCAGACTTTGTATTTACTCAGCGACAGTTATTACATGGATGACTATGTCCAGACACACAGTGATGTCAGGCAAAAGCAAATCTGCAGTTTCTGGAGCTAAATCTTAACTTAGAaaagaaggattttatttacatgACTACCATCCAAGTCAGCTGTTGATTCAAGGAAGATGGTCTATCTTGATTAATGCCATTAGTGGACGATAGCTAAAACTTTGCTCAAATTTCACTGGTTGTGCATTTCACAGGCAGAACCCAGACGAGGTAACAGAGTCTAAAGCCTGCAATCAGGCCAGGCTGACAGACAAATGATCAccccattgaaaaaaaaaaaaaagtcactaatttatgctttcttcttcctctgtggaCAAAAAGCCATCAGAAAAGATTGCACAGAATGACTCCCTCAAATAAAGCAGGCCCCCCAAAAGCACAGCATGAGGATAATGGTCTAGAAATCTTTCCTGTAAGAAACTTCATTCAAAATTATCCCATACAACGCTGTATTTTTTCCAGGGCTTCCTAACACAGCTTTTGgcatacaattttttaataagCTCTAAGAGATTAGCTGGGGGCGTGGGGGATCTTCTAATCACACAGacactttcagtttctttttcttggctttcaGCACAGGAGGCAGAGAAATCTTAAAGGCTGTCCTGTAACGACACAGAGAGGAAGACCCTCTTCAGGGCTCTGAATCCCTCCCCCCTACCCGCGTGGGCCAGACACACCAGCCCAGGGATACTTACTCGCAGGTGGTGCAGATAGGACTGAAATTGCAGAATACTGTAAATTTGAAACACAAACAGGatgttggaaaaaaacaaacgCACAGCTGACTTATTttctgtgccccccccccgcaAACATAGAAAAAAACAGTACTTAAACTTACTTGACAAGCACACAGAACAGACATAGCCAATTTCAATGAGATTTCGATGACAGAAGCAAGCTGCCCGGTAGTCCACAtggactgggggagggaggattaACTGAGATCTTTGATCTTGATCAGGGAGAAAAACCCACTGTGTGGGGgggggaagaggcaaagaaatgtTATTGAAAACATGGGGGAATATAACCGGAAGTTAGAACACAAGTATCAGATATTAGGTAGTGAACACCAAAGAGAATAATAAATTAGGATTTTCCTTAAAAGTCtaccaagaggggcacctgggtggctcagtgggttaagcctctgccttcagctcaggttatgatctcagggtcctaggattgagcccgcatagggctctctgttaagcagggagcctgtttcccccacccccgtctctgcctgcttgtgatccttgtctgtgaaataaataaataaaatctttttaaaaaataaattaaaaaaaaaaaaagtctaccaaGAAATGCTTCTTTATTCAGTCGGCAGGTACAGAGCACCTCCCCAAAGCAGCCACTGTTGTCTGCTTATATAAGCTGCCTTCAGACGACCCAAGTTGTCCCCTTCTAGTTTCAAAGCCCCTGGGCCACCCATCTactctttctctcacttactAGCATCACCATCGTGCTCCCCTTCATTCCCCAGAAGACAGGGGCTCACCCAGACGCAAGGTGTTAGGGCCCTGCTGACGGTCCCTTACCAGCAGATACTGCAGAAGGGAAGGCATCTGAGGTACCTTCAGGTACAGTCCCCCCGTGATGTCACAAGCCTGCAAGACATCCAAAGGGCTCTCTGCCAAACTGGCACTCGCTTAGCTTTTCCAGATGGATGTCAATCTCACCAGCCATTCTTCAGGTCTCCGGAGGAGAGGGGGATAGGACGGAGCCCATCAAAAGGGCATGCTTTCCCAAAGGTACGTGAGGACCAGAAACTTCCCGCTACCTCTCAAGGTGTTCAGCTACTTTTCCCGGAGGCATCACACTCTTTCCCCCTTTGAAGAGCTTAGTGGAGGACAGTACATGACCTTGGTCCTGTGTTTTCTACAGATGAAATTTTTATTCTAGCCACATTTActcattttcattctatttttaacaacAGCTCTGAGATCACCCTGAagccataaaattcaccctttaaaATGTGTGCTTCACTATTTTTCACTGTCTTCAGAGCTGTGCCGCCAcaatctagttccagaacatttcctcaccccaaaaggaaaccccacACCTATTAGCCGTTACTCTCAACCTCCTACCCCGAGGCTATCAGCgacctactttctctctctctggatttgcctattctgggtatttcatacaaatggactCATACAATTTTCCCtcagcatcatgttttcaagatttatccaCACTGTGGCAAGATCAgtacttcatccctttttatggcCAAACAATATTCTATCTTATGGTTATACCACGATTTGTTTAACTCCTTTCATCAACTGATTGACACTTGGGTACAAGTGGAGGGAAGACGGAGAGTCAATCAGTCGAGTAAATGCAGAAATACTGTCACAGGCTATGATCACatccataaagaaaaatgaagttgggtAAGGGGACATGGAGTGACCCTAGAtgctcagggaaggcttctctgagaaaagcagaagcagaggccCAAACAAGGGCAGGGAGTAGACCATACACATACCTATGGAGAAGCCttagaagcagagggaacagcttgGTGCACACATCCTCAGCGGCAGCGGGCCTGGAGTTTTAAAGCAATAGAGAAGAGCCCGTATGGCCGGAATAAAGAGATTCCATGGTAAAAGGAGATACCCAGAAACCATATCATGGCGGGAGTACAGACAGCCATGGCAGAACTCTGGGGTTCAGTCTGTGTGTGAGGGGATGCCATGGGAGGGTTTTAAGCAGGTGAGTGACAAGATCTGATTTCCATTTTGAAAGCTTCGTTCTGCCGGCCTTGTTGAGAACGGACTTTGGTGTGAGGGGTAAGCGTAGAAACAGACCAGTTAACAGATCCGACAATCCACCACTTGAGTGGTAGCAAGGAAGGAGAAGACATATGGTGGGATTCAGGCGCGATTTCAAAGACTGAATCAAAAGGATTTGCTAATGGgatggaaaggagaggaagagaagaaacaaggCAGCGTCAGGATTTTGGCTTGGGGGCTGGTGAACTGAGCTGCCACTGCTGAGATGGGGAGGCCCCCGGGGGGCAGCGTGGCGAAAACCAGGAGTTCTGTTTCCGACAAGTTCAAGTTGAGACGCTGCTGGATGTCCAAGGGGAGATGCTGCCTGAGCCGCTGACTGTGCAAGTCTGGAATGCAGAGAGCCTGCGTCTGGCCCAGACATAGCGACGTGAGCGTCAGGCAGGCAAAGCTGGCATTTAAACTCAGGGCAAAGGAAAGATCTTCTAGGAGTTAACAGACGCTGTGTAGAGTGAAATGTGCAGTTAAAAAATGGATTCAACCTTTCCgagtttttaattctgaaatataaCCATATGTGCAAGAGCATATACACATAACATGTGAGTATGGTTTACGTAGATTTAAATAAAACGAATACCATGGATCTACCATCAAGCTTAAGAAATAGGACAATTTGGAACCTCTGATGCTAGTATACTTTCTAATCAtatctctccttcccactctgtgTCCTCGGCAGGACCCTAAACTCAGCATTTTCCAGTTTTGTGCATTTAACTTATCCTTTTAGCAAAGAATATTTCTTGTGGTCaaaaaaaacatttatcaagggcgcctgggtggctcagtgggttaagccgctgccttcggctcaggtcatgatctcagggtcctgggatcgagtcccacatcgggctctctgctcagcagggagcctgcttccctctctctctctgcctgcctctctgtctacttgtaatctctgtctgtcaaataaataaataaaatctttaaaaaaaaaaaaaaaaacatttatcaaaaGTTCGGCAATTTCTTCAGTCttatttgggtattttttccccctttttagtTAAATTAAATTTCCGTCTCATACATTTGACTGAAAAGCAACATCTAACAATGCTGTCCGACAGAAATATAATGTGGGCAATATgtgaaacttaaaattttctagccgcataaaaaaggaaaaaaaacagataaaattaattttaataacattttatttaactccGTATAGTCAAAGTATTATCATCTTAACAGGTAATcctataaaatctttattttacattctgttcttcatactaagtctttgaaattcagtgtgtattttacacttaacaGCACAGCTCAATCCAGACCAGACTCCTTGCAAGAGCTCAACAACCATACAACTATCACACAGGACAGCACAGATCTGCAGTACAACCCCATCTTTATAAGATTCTCtgcttatggggcgcctgggtgactcagtggattaaagcctctgcctttggctcagggcatggtcccagggtcttgggattgagccccacatcaggctctctgctcagcggggagtctgcttcccctcctctctctctgcccgcctctctgtctacttgtgatcactgtcaaatgaataaataaaatctttaaaaaaaaaaaaagattctctgctTAGCGATCCATGCTTCCATCTATACCTACACAGAGAGATGTGTCATGCTGTTCACCTAATATTAGCAACAGTAACTGTAGGAGGATAGGATttgaaggttgttttttttttacccctttaaaaaaatactttcctatATTGCCTGAATTCATTTCAATATGTGACTCGCTTTTACAGAATCAAtcattacataaaatgtaaataaaaatgttgaaggaTCCCAagagttgtacacctgaaactaatgtgacactGTGTGTCGAATGTACtccaatgaaaaaataaaataaggaccaGAGAGATGTTAGTGCTCTAAGCGACAGCATCTCACAGCCTAATTCCTAAAACTGTGCGAAGGCTGGTGACAGGCACTTAACAACGAAGAGAACACACCAGGCTCCCCTGACCACCAACACCACACTTCCACGGAACACGTACCTGTTGGAGGAGTCCTGAATCCGAGTCTAAAACACAGGCATCGatcaaaatattctgaaatgaacATTCCAAAAACattatagaataataaaaatatagaataaaaaaaataaaaattacactgGGAACCTAAGTGCTAGACTTTTTTAGACTATTCTTAAAACAGTGGAATAACTCTGCAAGGCAGGTATTTGATCATATTTTGCAGCTGAAACACCTAGGCCTTGGCCAGGCTGTGGTCACAGAGCTTGGGGGACGGGGGGAGCAGAGCTGTCACCCCAATCTGCCTGTCCCCAAAGCCCACGGTCTTTTCACATCACGCTGCTGCTACAACATGGAGAATATCAGGCATGGATATGGGGATATGGCATTTTGGGTTAAAACTGAAGTTTTAAgaaagttttttcttaaaaacataccAGAGAAAATACATTAGTGATAATTCATTTGAATTAATGTAGATTCATTCAATTATTTGCAAAGTAAAACTATCAAATCTTGGTAAGACCTCcctaaagcaaagaaaggaatggaggcaAGGTACGCAGCGAACTATAAATCTGGGATTCTTAGCCTGAGGTCCAAGGATGGGCTAAACAGGGTTACATGAATACCATGAAACTATATGCAAAACTGTGTTTCAGGGTGCTTTTTTCTGGGGACCCATAAGATTCATGGGGTCCAGGACCCAAAATAGAGTAATGACTAGTACAATATATGAATTCCATATTCTTTATCCACTGATAAGGCCATTTAGTCAAAATATTTGTGTAGgtcattcaaaaaataaaactcattatgaaataaatatttcctaaaaagAATGCTCCCAAGGGacagggggaagaagagagaggggacccaagaaacagactcttaactacagagaacacactgatggtcaccagaggaggGGGCGGTGGAGGACacgggtgatggggattaaggagtgcacctgtcaCAAGGAGCATTGGGTGACAACTGGAGTGCTAAATCACGATATGGCACACATGACACTaacagaacactgtatgttaaatatgctggaatttaaatcaaaacaaacaaataaataaataaataaataaaagatgctCCCAATTCACCTGCTTCTGTGCTGCGAAGATGACATTCATGAAGTTCATATACTGCAGGGCGCTGTCTTCTGCAGCCTTAATCACCTAAAAATCACATCCCTGTAAATACCTCGTGGGCATATCCGAGTTCTCACTGCAAACACAACCAATGCAGCTTGTCTAATCTGCCTGCGTAGTACCATGGTTAAATAAATAGGTGCATAGGTGCAGTGTAAAATGACCTACCCTCCAAGAGATAGACAGTCCCTGGTTAACAGTTCCACACAGCACCTATATGGGCACAtgtgtgcccacacacacacacacacacagaagcagcaCACACACGTGCCCTAGGATGATTATCTAGTGctctgcaaactttttttttttttttttaaataaactctgcacccaacatggggctcgaactcacaaccctgagatcaagagtcacatgcttta is a window encoding:
- the GTF2H3 gene encoding general transcription factor IIH subunit 3 isoform X2 → MVLGNSHLFMNRSNKLAVIASHIQESRFLYPGKHGRLGDFFGDPGNPSSEFSPSGSKDGKYELFTAANEVIAEEIKDLMTKSDIKGQHTETLLAGSLAKALCYIHRMNKEVKDNQEMKSRILVIKAAEDSALQYMNFMNVIFAAQKQNILIDACVLDSDSGLLQQACDITGGLYLKVPQMPSLLQYLLWVFLPDQDQRSQLILPPPVHVDYRAACFCHRNLIEIGYVCSVCLSIFCNFSPICTTCETAFKISLPPVLKAKKKKLKVSV